The Microterricola viridarii genome segment AGTTGCGCCTCGCGCTGGCCGCCGGGCACGACCTCGAGCGCGTGCTCACCCTCGACGACCTCGTCGCGAGCAAGCGGGTGCTCTTCGCCTCGGCCCCGGTCACCTGACCCGCGCCACTGCCGCATCCGCGTTCGCTGCTCGGCCCTCCCCCGACGATTGAGCTTGCCCCGCTGGTTGAGCTTGTCGAAACCCCGCGGCCCGTTCCCGCGGCGTTCCCGCTGCGGCCCGTTCCCGCGGCATTTTCCCGCTGCGGCCCGTTCCCGCGGCATTTTCCCGCTGGTCGAGTAGGCCCGCCAGGGCCGTATCGAAACCCGGCTTCCAGCGCGCAACCACCCCCGGCACGAGGTCTCGATACGCTCGTTCCTCGCTACTCGACCAACGGGTCCCGCCGAGCCCAGCCCCCGCCGGTTGAGCCTGTCGAAACCCCGCGGCCTTTTCCCGCTGGTCGAGTAGGCCCGCCAGGGCCGTATCGAGACCCGGCTTCCAGCGCACAACCGACCCCGGCACGAGGTCTCGATACGCTCGTTCCTCGCTACTCGACCAACGGGTCCCGCTGCGGCCAGTTCCCGCGGCCGTTCCCGCTGGTCGAGTAGGCCCGCCAGGGCCGTATCGAGACCCGGCTTCCAGCGCGCCACCGCCCTAGGCACGAGGTCTCGATACGCTCGTTCCTCGCTACTCGACCAACGGGTCCCGCCGAGCCCCAGCCCCCGCTGGTTGAGCTTGTCGAAGCCCCACGGCATTTGCCCGCTGGTCGAGTAGGCCCGCCAGGGCCGTATCGAGACCCGGCTTCCAGCGTGAAACCACCCCAGGCCCGAGGTCTCGATACGTTCGTTCCTCGCTACTCGACCAACGGGTCCCGCCGAGCCCCCGCCCCCGCTGGTCGAGTAGGCCCGCCAGGGCCGTATCGAGACCCGGCTTCCAGCGTGAAACCACCCCAGGCCCGAGGTCTCGATACGTTCGTTCCTCGACCAACGGGACGAGAGAGCTTGCGACCGAAGCCAACACCGCCGATACGCCCGCCAACGCAGAAGACCCGCCCTCTCTCGAGGGCGGGTCTTCTGCGGAACGGGCCGAAACTACTCGGCGATGTCCTCGGTGGCCTGGAACCACGGCGGGTACACGGCGACCTTGGTCTTGTGACCGGCGGACGCGAGGATGCCGCGCACGGTCTCCCGCACCTTGTCATTCGCGACGCCGATGAGCGAGATCTGCTCGAACGGGAACGTGTCGGCGACGAGCACCTCTGCGCCCAGGATGGCGTCGGACTCGTCGTCGGCGCGCAGTCGCTTCAGCATCCGCTCCGCCTCGGCCTTGTCGGTGGCGAAGCTCGTGAGCAGGCCGACGGCGTCGCCGTCGGACACGGCGAATCCGCCGAGGCTGCCGTCTGCGGCATCCGTCACCTCGGCGTCGGCAGCAGCAGCGGCCTGGGCCGTGGCCGCCTCAAAGGCGTGCTTGACGGTGCTGACCAGCAGCACGAACTCGGACGCGGCGTAGCCGAGTGCCTCAAGGGTGAGGCGCGGGTCGTCGTGGCCGGCGCGGATGCTGTTCCACACGTGGGCGTTCGGCGACAGGTAGAACGGCACGTAGTCGGCGACGACGCGGGGCCCGATGTCCTCGCTCAGCACGCGCTCGTCGACGGTCTTGGTGCGGCGCGCGTCGCGCACTCCGGCGGACGACACGTTCACCGGCGGCTTGGCGTAGTCGGCGAAGAGCTGGCCGGCCTTCAGGATGCTGGCCAGGTTGTCCACGTGGGTGACGTGGTAGATGCGCAGTTCGGCGACCTTGGTCGGGGCAGCCTCGACCTTGAGCGTCACGGGCGCGGCGCCCCGGCTTGTGGGCTTGGCCGTTGGGGCTTCACGCAACGAGGCTGGCTTCACCCGGGCCACGCGCTTGACCGGGGCCGTGACCGGCTCCGTCACAGGCGGGGGAAAGCACTGCGCGCAGAGACCGTCATCGAAACCATGGATACATTCGTCGCTCAAGGCAACCCTTCCGTCTGTGTTGCACTCGCCCACCCCGAGCAATTCAGCAGGCAAACCCGCCGTCCACTCGCACGGCGTTAAGTGCCAACCCTCTAGAGTACGCCGGATTCGATACGCGCACGCACCACTCGAGCTTGAAAGCGCGCGTTCTACCCCCGCTTCGGTGACACCGGCTGAGGCGTCTCTCGGTCATTTTCCGAAGCCGCGAGCACAATTGCTCGTGTCACGATCACCGGTCGTCTTGACTTCACTGAGTCTCGCGAACCGTCGGCGCTGGTCGGAATTTTTCACTGCTCTACTCCGAGAGAATCCCAATCGGATGCCGCACAAGCGGGGGCCACTATGCGGGCTGTTCCTCGAGCACGGCTTCAGCCCGCTCGGGGCTGCCCTCGGCCAAACCGCGCTCGATTGCTCGGCGTGATGCCATCCACAACATCAACCCGACGACGAGGACGGCGACTTCTGTGGCAGTCAGAGCCCAGATGATGCCGGTGAGTCCGAACCAGACGTTTCCGAGGATGACCACCGGAATGAACAGGATGCCTTGTGTCACGGACATGACACTGGCCGCGAGGGCGCGTCCGGTGGCTTGAAACAATGAGGTCACGAGTCCGGTGAAGGCGTTCGCAATCATCGCAACGAGCTGAGCGGTGAGGACGATGACGCCAATCGTCAAGACGGACGGGTCGGCGATGAAGGCTTCGAACACTTGATCACGGAACAGCAAATGACTGCCGCTGAGATGAGAGCGATGCCGCCGACTGCGATGGCGGACGTACGCAGCGCGCCAGAGAGACGATTCCCGTCGCCCTTGCCGTAGGAATAGGCCAGAAGCGGCAGAACCCCGAGCGTGACTCCCATCAGCAGGAACTCCGGGACCTGCGCGATGCGGACGGCAACGCCCATGGCCGCCAGGGGCCCATCGCCGTAGCCAGCCGCCAGGTTATTGAGCACCAGGGCCGTGACGATGAGAAAAGCAGACTGCAGCAACGTGCTGACGCCCACGCCGAGTACAGGCTTCACGACGGCGGGGGCGAGTGTGAACCAGCGCGGAGCAAGACTCGCGTTCTTGCTGTGCCTGGTCAGCCAGAAGGAAAAATAGAGCACCAAGACGAGGTTCGCCAGACCGGTCGCCAGCGCTGCTCCCGCGACGCCCCAGTGCAGCACGAGGATGAACAGGACGTCGAGCAGAAGGTTCATGATCGTGGAGGCGATGAGCCCGATCATGACCTGCCGTGCCGCGCCTTCCGCTCTGACCAACTGCTCAAGACACACGGCGGCGGCGAGCACAGGCACGAATGCGAGCAGGACGCCCACAAAAGCTCGTGTTGCAGGCACTGCTTCGCCACTGGCGCCGAGCATGGTCACGATGGGGTCCAGAAAAATCAGCCCGACGGCACCGATCGCGGCACCGGTCAGAACCGCACCCCAGAAGGAGAACGCGGAAACGCGCTTGATGTCAGCTGCGGCGGTTTCGTCACGCTCTGCGGCGCCCAGCAGCCGTGAGACAAGGGCGCCGCCGCCGACGCCGAAGACGTTGCCGACCGCCATGACGAGTCCCAGGATCGGCGAGCCCAGCGTGATTGCCGCCAGCAGGACGGTGATGTGCAGCGACCCGACGATGCCGGCGTTGATGAGGTTGTAGACGGCTCCGACAAGCATCGCGGCCGCCATGGGCACGCAGAGATGTATCAGGGACCGGACAATGGGGGCAGAGGACAGGAACCACCGGTTCCGGTCGGCGACTCCGGCGGGAGGCTCGTGGATTGTTGGTGCGCTCATTGCGGACTCCCTTCCGGGCAGGGTCGAGCGCGCGCCGACGATCGCCGGCACGGCTGAGAAATGTGTGGGTGTGGGGCGGGTGAGCCCGTGCTGCTATCTGGTGGGCCGCGGCAGCTCTGCGGTGATCTTGGTCAGCAAAGCGTGAAGCGTGGCTCGCTCCGACTCGTCGAGGGGAGCAAGGATCATCTGCTCTGTGGCGGCCATTGCATCCTCGAACCCACTGATAAGCGTGGCTCCAGCGGGCGTTGCATAGACGTTCTTGCTGCGTTCGTTGCCCGCCTCGCTGCGGCGCTCGATGAGCCCTCGAGCCTCAAGCCCCTGCAGGAGGCTTGAAACACTGGCCGCAGTGGTCCGCGATACCTTCGCAATGTCACGCTGGATGGCACCGGGGTTCTGGACGAGGTATCCGAGCACGAAGCTCTGCGCGTGGCTCAGCTCTCGCTCGCGGATCCAGTCTTCGCCCGCCTTCATCTGCGCCCACCCGACCCAGCGAAACAGGTCGAGAGTGGTGGAGACGGGTTTCATCGGTTCATCCATAGTTAGAACTCTAACGATTCGATTTCTAACTGTCAACAAGTGGCGCAATCAGGTGCAGACGACTATCGATCTCGAGTGATGTCACCTTCGCAATACTGGCACTCTCGCGCCAAGCGGCCCCCGCCCCGAAAGGCCAACTAGTCTGAGGGCATGGCCCACACTTTTGCGAATGAAACGGATGCCAGCCGCTACGCCATGTACGACGGCACGACCCTGCTCGGCGTGCTGGATTACGCGGCGAACGACTCCGAGATCGCGCTGACCCGCGCCTTCACCCCGCCGCCGTTCCGCGGCAACGGCTACGCGGCCGATCTCATGGAGTTCGCCGTGAACGACATCGAGGCATCGAACGCCCTGCGTGTCGTGCCCAGCTGCTGGTACGCAGCCCAGTGGTTCGAGCGCAACCCCGACCGCGCCGGCCTGCTCAGCCGGTAGACCATTCCGCAGAGCGAAGACGTTAGGCGAAAGCGGGCACGACTTCGGCGGCGATGAGCTCCAGGTGCTCGAGGTCATGCATGTCCATGATCTGCAAGTAGACGGTTCCGACGCCGATGTCGGCGAGCGCGCCGAGCTTGTCGACGGCCTCCTGCACGCTGCCGCCGAGTGAATCGGCACGGAACTCGGCCGGGTCTTCGCCGATTGCCTCCGCACGGCGGCGGTACTCGGCCTCGCTCGCGCCGATGGCGGTCGTGATCGCCGTCGAGTAGATCATCGAGCCGGCGTCGCGCCCGGCCTCCGCGACCGCTGCCCGCACACGGGCGAAGGCGGCATCCGTGTCAGCGATCGGGCTGAAGGGCACGTTGTACTCGTCGGCGAAACGGGCGGCGAGACGCGGGGTGCGCTGGACCCCGGTGCCGCCGACGATGATCGGGACGCTCTGCTGCGCCGGCTTCGGCAGTGCCGGGGAGTCCCGCAGCGTGTAGTGCTTGCCGGCGTAGTCGAACCTGTCGCCGAGGGGCGTGTTCCACAGGCCGGTGATCACCTCGAGCTGCTCCTCGAGCAGGCCGAAGCGTTGCGCCGGGAAGGGCACTCCGAATGCGCTGTGTTCCGCGGCATACCAGCCGGTGCCGAGGCCGAATTCGACCCGGCCGCCCGACATCTGGTCGACCTGCGCCACCTGCACGGCGAGCAGTGCCGGGTGGCGGAATGTTGCCGAGGTGACCAGGGTGCCGAGTCGGATGCCGCTGGTCTCACGGGCCAGAGCGGCCAGCGTCAACCAGGCATCGGTTGGACCGGGCAGGCCGCCGTTCGGGGCGTCCATCTCGAGGAAGTGGTCGCTGCGGAAGAAGGCGTCGAAGCCGAGGCGCTCGGTCGCCTGCGCGATGGCGAGCTGGTCGTCGTAGCTGGCGCCCTGCTGGGGCTCGGTGAAGATTCGGAACTTCATGGCCCCACTCTGCCAGCTGAATTGCGGATGCCAGGTGAACTGCGCGGGCCAGTCGAACTGCACGGGCCGGTCGAACTGCACGGGCCGGCCGACCGATGCGTCCCACCGAACTGCACCCCGGTAGCCGCCAGCCGCATCAGGCAGACGCGCGCCGCTCGAGCAAGGCGATCTCGCGGCTGCCCGCCAGGCGCGAGATGGCCAGCAGGCGCGGCTCCACCAGCTGCTCCCTGGCCGCCGACTCCAGCTGCGCGTAGATCTCGATCGGCACCCACAGCGCCACGCCGGCCGCGCCGGTGCTGGCCCGGGTCAGGGCCGACTCGGTGGCCGCCCGGAGCTCACCGAACGGTCGCGGCACGGCCGTTCCGCTGGCCGCGGCCTCGGCGATGGCCTCGCGGGCGCGGTTGCGGATGCCGGCCAGCGCCGCCGTGTGCTCGTCGGCGAACCAGCACAACGTCGGCAGCTCCTCCACGGTGCCGCGGAACGCCCGGTCCGGCGCCGACCACACCACGCGGTAGCCGTAGTGCTCGCTCGGATCCTGCGCCGTGAGCGGTTCCGCCTGGAGCCGGGCGATGAGCGAGCTCAGCGCCTCGGCCGCGCGCCGGTCGCTCGCCTGGACGCTCATCTTCGGGCATCCGCTCGGCGCCGCGCGGGCTCATCACACGTGCGAAGGGCAGACTCAGAGGAGGTCATCGGGAGCCACCCAACGCACGCCGCGGTCATGGCTGACCAGTTGTGCGCGCACCGCGATGCCCGCGGCTGCACAGCTGGCGCCCAGCGCCCGCGCCCAACTGCGGTCCAGATGGGTGAGGCGCCGGCCGCCTGGGCGTTCCCAGACGAAGACGACCCGGGCCGCGCCGGCGCCTTCGACCGTCTCGCCGATCCGCGCGGCGAGGGACTCTGCGGCGCCGCCGTTCGGGGTGGTCGGGTAGTCGGCCATCGGGATGATGATCGGCAGCTGACGGTCGGCCTCATCGAGGAGAAGCATCCACCACTGCCGGCGGCAGGCTGCGCCGATCAGCTGTTCCACCCGTTCCTGCACCGCGGCATCGCTGTCGAGCGGTAAAAGCGTCAGTTCTTCTGCGTCGTGTGTGCTCATACCCCCATGCTGCGCGGCACGGCACCGGCCCGACCGGCCAGCTCCTCTGCTGTGGACAACCTCGGAGCAGATGGCGCTTGTGCGCAAGAGGCCACCGCGCCGCGCCGTCATCGACGGCAGCTAGCGCATATCACTCGGTGCGGCGTGCTGGGCGAGCCATCGCATCAACGCGGGCATTGCTCGCAGGGCGACCAAGGCGTGGCCGGTGTCAGGAATGACGTGGGATTCGACGTCGGCCCCCAGCGCCCGCTGCTCCTCGACAAACTCGGCGGTCAGCGCGGGCCGCACCAGGGTATCGCTCGCCCCTTGGGCGACGAAGAGCGGAACGGGGATGGCCGCGGCCCCCGGGGTG includes the following:
- a CDS encoding DarT ssDNA thymidine ADP-ribosyltransferase family protein is translated as MTEPVTAPVKRVARVKPASLREAPTAKPTSRGAAPVTLKVEAAPTKVAELRIYHVTHVDNLASILKAGQLFADYAKPPVNVSSAGVRDARRTKTVDERVLSEDIGPRVVADYVPFYLSPNAHVWNSIRAGHDDPRLTLEALGYAASEFVLLVSTVKHAFEAATAQAAAAADAEVTDAADGSLGGFAVSDGDAVGLLTSFATDKAEAERMLKRLRADDESDAILGAEVLVADTFPFEQISLIGVANDKVRETVRGILASAGHKTKVAVYPPWFQATEDIAE
- a CDS encoding MATE family efflux transporter, which translates into the protein MSAPTIHEPPAGVADRNRWFLSSAPIVRSLIHLCVPMAAAMLVGAVYNLINAGIVGSLHITVLLAAITLGSPILGLVMAVGNVFGVGGGALVSRLLGAAERDETAAADIKRVSAFSFWGAVLTGAAIGAVGLIFLDPIVTMLGASGEAVPATRAFVGVLLAFVPVLAAAVCLEQLVRAEGAARQVMIGLIASTIMNLLLDVLFILVLHWGVAGAALATGLANLVLVLYFSFWLTRHSKNASLAPRWFTLAPAVVKPVLGVGVSTLLQSAFLIVTALVLNNLAAGYGDGPLAAMGVAVRIAQVPEFLLMGVTLGVLPLLAYSYGKGDGNRLSGALRTSAIAVGGIALISAAVICCSVIKCSKPSSPTRPS
- a CDS encoding MarR family winged helix-turn-helix transcriptional regulator; amino-acid sequence: MDEPMKPVSTTLDLFRWVGWAQMKAGEDWIRERELSHAQSFVLGYLVQNPGAIQRDIAKVSRTTAASVSSLLQGLEARGLIERRSEAGNERSKNVYATPAGATLISGFEDAMAATEQMILAPLDESERATLHALLTKITAELPRPTR
- a CDS encoding GNAT family N-acetyltransferase encodes the protein MAHTFANETDASRYAMYDGTTLLGVLDYAANDSEIALTRAFTPPPFRGNGYAADLMEFAVNDIEASNALRVVPSCWYAAQWFERNPDRAGLLSR
- a CDS encoding LLM class F420-dependent oxidoreductase, producing the protein MKFRIFTEPQQGASYDDQLAIAQATERLGFDAFFRSDHFLEMDAPNGGLPGPTDAWLTLAALARETSGIRLGTLVTSATFRHPALLAVQVAQVDQMSGGRVEFGLGTGWYAAEHSAFGVPFPAQRFGLLEEQLEVITGLWNTPLGDRFDYAGKHYTLRDSPALPKPAQQSVPIIVGGTGVQRTPRLAARFADEYNVPFSPIADTDAAFARVRAAVAEAGRDAGSMIYSTAITTAIGASEAEYRRRAEAIGEDPAEFRADSLGGSVQEAVDKLGALADIGVGTVYLQIMDMHDLEHLELIAAEVVPAFA